The genomic window TCCGGTCAGCTGGAATACGTACGCGTCAAGCACACCGGTGCTGAAGTTGCCAGTGGCGATGAGCTGAACGGCATCTCCTTCGGTGGCGTAGGTAGCGGCACTATCGTCAAGAACCTGCAGGTTTACTCCACTTACGATGATGGCATCGAGATGTTCGGTGGAGCGGTTAGCTTTGAGAACTACGTTGCCCTGTACGTGCGTGACGACTCCATCGACATCGACGAAGGCTGGAGCGGTTCCATCACCAACGCACTGGTCGTTCAGAGCGCTACCGATGGTAACCACTGCATCGAGTCTGACGGTATCGGCAGCTATGACGGTGACCAGGATTACTCCGCACTGATCGCTGCAGGCCTGAACAGCCGTCCGGTAATCGATGGCCTGACCTGCATTATCTCTGCCCAGGCTGAAGGTACTCACGATCCGGGCGCTGGCTGGCGCTTCCGTGAAGGTATCTTCCCGATGATCACCAACTCCATGGTTATCGCCTCTTACAGCGCCGACGAAAACGGTGCGGAAGGCAGCAACTACTGCCTGCGTGTTGAGAGTGACGAGACCCTGGCTGAAGCGGCAACTGGCACTGAGGTGGCAATCACTTCCAACATCTTCGCCTGTGAAGACAAGACCAAGGGTGGCCCGGTTGGCGCCGACAGCCTGGAAGCCTGGGCTGTTGCCAACGGCAACGTGTTCGCCACCATCGCTGGCGCTGTTAACCCGACTGCCAATGCTGACACTGGCCTGCAGGTACTGGGCGGCGAGCTGGGCGTGCAGACCCTGCCTGTCGACAGCATCCTCGTAGATGGCGCTGCAGTGGGTATCACTCCGGTTGAGCGTGCTTATCTGGGTGCTCTGGATCTGAACGGCACCGACTGGACACTGGGCTGGACCTACGGCCTGCATGACGGCAGCCGTGCCCAGGCACTGTGGTTCGAACAATAAGAAGTAATGGTTGGGGACGGAGTCCCTGATCCCTTGGGGCGCCACTTTCTCAAAGGGAGTCGGCGCCCTGTTTGATTTTACCGCAGTGGTATACAGGAACGATAAGAGGCCTGGAAATGGTTAAGAAAGAAAGATTTCAGAGAGCGCCGCTGGTATTGGCTATGGCCACGGCCTCGTCCCTTGCAGCTGGTGCCTTCGCACAAGACGCAGAGTTAATTGAAACCGGCACTGAAGCGGCACCGCAATTAAGTGCTCCCCAAATTGAAGAAGTGATGGTTCAGGGGCGACTGCGCGACTCCGCCGAGATGCTGATCAGTGAGCGCCTCGACGATGAGGTTGTCACCGACGTACTTGGCTCGGAAATGATTGGCCGGGTAGGGGACTCCACCGTGGCCGCGGCACTGCGCCGCGTATCCGGGCTCTCGCTGGTTAATGACAAGTTTGTTTACGTGCGCGGCCTGGGTGAGCGTTATTCCAGCACCACCCTGAACGGCGCAACGGTGCCTTCGCCGGACCTGACCCGTAACGTTATCCCGCTGGATATTTTCCCCACCTCGGTTGTGGACTCCCTGGCGGTGCAGAAGTCGTATTCGGCAGATCAACCCGCGACTTTCGGCGGCGGTAATGTCGATATTCGCACCAAGAGCATCCCAGAGGACCTGACTTTCGCAATCGAAGTCGGCACTGGCATGAACACCGAAACCGATGGTGACGTGTTGAGTTACCGCGGTGGTGACGATGATGCGTTTGGCACCGATGACGGCACCCGCGGCATGGCCGGCGAGCTGGACTGGTACCTGGAGCGATTCCAGGGGCGTCTCGGTGTGCAGGACATTCGTAAAACCCTGGAGCGTGAAGGTGTGCAGTTCGCTTCAGCCCAGGAAGCCAACGAAGCAGCCCAGGCGCTGAATCGCGAAATCGCCACCTACCTGAATCGTGACATCGCGATCGAAGAGGACTCCAGCAACCCGGATAGCGATATCAAGGGTAGCGTTGGTAACCGTTTCTACTTCGGTGACAACTGGGAGCTGGGTTTCCTGGCCGGCGCGTCCCACAAGAGCAAGTGGCGTGAGGAGCAGCGTCTGAAGCGCAGTTACGGCTTCCCGGAAGAGCGTATCGATACCCAGGATAAGTCCACCTATTCGGTTGACCTGAGCGGTAACCTGAATCTTGGCCTGCGCTATGCCGGTGAGCACGAAATCACCACCAGCAGCCTGTATCTGCGCAACACAGACGACGAAACAGCTGTGCGCGACTACTTCAACGAAAACCGCCAGGTTTCTGACGGGCGTGGTTTTCGCGAGTACAGCATCAAGTACGAAGAGCGCGACCTGTTTGTAAATCAGGCCAAGGGTTCTCATTCAATCGGTATGGCCACCAAAGAGATGGTTCCTGGCGGCGTGCTGAACTGGGTTCCGGAAGAGGCGGTTCTTGACTGGCATTACTCCGAGTCCATGGCGGCAACCGACATTCCCAACGAGGTAAATGTCAACGCCGATACCACCACAGACGCCACCGGTGAAGTTTTGGCTTCAGCAGTCAGTGTTGGCGTAAACGGTGCTGGTTTCCGTTTCACCAAGCTTGAAGATGAAGTCAAGAACTACGGCTGGCAGCTCACTCTGCCGCTCGAATTCTCTGCTTCCACCCTCGAGCTGGCTGGCGGTTTTGCTCGTACCGAGAAAGGGCGTACCTACGAGCAGGCTGAATTCCGGCTGGGTGCCCTGAGCGTGGGCGAACCTGGCGTCCTGCAGGGTGGTTTGGACGAAGTCTTCAGTGATGGGAACATCACCGACCCGGACAACAACTTCGTGTTCGACCGGGCAGGTGCCAACAACCAGAGCTACATTGCAGCAACCCTGACCGATGCTGCCTTTGGTAAGTTCGACTGGACCCTGAATGAAACTTTGCGTGTATCCGCGGGTGCCCGTTGGGAAGACTACAGTCAGGTCGCTCTCGACTGGAACCCCTATGGGTTCACCATTGAAGACCCGCAGATCACCATGGACCGCGAGGAACTGGAGAATGCGGTATTCTCTGAGGATGCGGTTTATCCGTCACTGTCGCTCACTTACATGGGTTCGCTCTGGGCTGAGACCTTCCAGTTGCGCTTCGGTGCCAGTAAGACCGCCGTTCGTCCCGACCTGCGGGAAATTACTGATGCGATCTACATCGATCCGATTACCGACGAGCAAATCAAGGGTAACCCCAATGCTCGCCCGTCCGAAATCAGCAACTACGACATCCGTGCAGAATGGTTCTTTGATAATGGTGACAACCTGACACTGTCTGCCTACTACAAAGACATCGTTGACCCGATCGAATTCTTCGAGCTCGGTTCCAGTGATACCAACGTAGCGCGTGAGATCATCAATGCTGAATCCGGTGAAATCACTGGTTTTGAAATTGAAGGCCTGAAGACAATGGGCTTCCTTGGTGAAACCATGGACAGTTTCTTTGTGCAGGGCAACATCACGCTGCAGGAATCCGAGCTGGTGGCCGGTGTCGAGGCGGATGCTCCGACCAACCCGTTTCGCGAGATGACGGGTGCCTCTGACTATGTCGTGAACATGATGCTGGGCTTTGATTCCCCGGACGGCAACCATGCCGCTACCCTGGGCTACAACGTCTTTGGCGAGCGCCTGTACCTGGCAGGCCGTAATGGTGCGCCGGATGCTTTTGAGCAGCCATTCCACTCGCTGGATCTGACGTACTCCTGGTATCCCACGGAGCAGATGACTTTGAAAGCGAAGCTGCAGAACTTGCTGGATGAGTCCGTAGAAATCGAGCGTAGCAGCGTGATTGTTTATGAAGAGCAACCGGGCTCTTCGTTCTCACTGAGCGCGCAGTACCAGTTCTAAATTTCAGAATTCGGAAGCTCGAACTAAGAAATAGGGATGCTTAAGCCGGGAGCTGTTTCAGTTCCCGGTTTTTTCATTTCTAGAATGTGCTACCCAACGGAGCGCAGGTGGTGTTTGAAGTCTTCCACCAGCTTGTTCGTTTCAATTTCCTCACAGCATTGTCCTACCAGGCGTTCCACGCAGTTGTCTTGCAAGGCCTGGCTTGCTGCGGCGGTAGCGTCCGGGATCAGGACCGGGCAGTAACCATAATCGGCCGCAGCCCGTATCGTGGATTCGATACTGGTATTGGTGTGTACTCCACAGCAGTACAGCTGCTGCACATCGAGCTGGACAAGTAATGCATGCAGATTGGTGTTGCCGAATGGTCCCGAACCGGTCTTATTGACGATCAGCTCATCACCGCGGGGCATCACTGAGTCGATGAACTCCGATTCCCTCGATCCCGGCGTGGCCAGTAGTCCTGCACGCTTCTGCCAAAAGGTCCGCTCGCGGCCATCCCTGGTTTTGGTTCGGGTCCTTATATGGAGGACCTCGATGCCCTTGTCGCGAAAAATCGCCTGGAGCTTCTGCACATTAGGCAGGACTTGCTTCTCGAGCCGATCGAAGAAGTAATTTTGCTCCTCAGGGCTGAACGGGCAGCTCTGTCCCTCCGAGAAGATTCCCTCACCACGGACGGCACAAAGGTGCTGCAGATCGATACAGAGCAGGGCGGATTTCATCGCTTTCCTCGTCTGGAGAGAACGTATTGGCGCCGGAAGCTACCATCAGTGTAGCCCCTGTCTGAGCGTTTGGAGGGAGAGAAGGGTTGTCGAGGGGCCTTCTGTGGGCACAAAAAAGGGCGCTCACAGAGCGCCCTGAAAAGGAAACAAATCGACCACTTGGTCTTACATGTTCGGGTAGTTGGGGCCGCCGCCGCCTTCAGGCGCCACCCAGACGATGTTCTGGGTGGGATCCTTGATGTCGCAGGTCTTGCAGTGAACACAATTCTGCGCGTTGATCTGGAACCGCTTGCCACCCGCGTCTTCCACCACCTCATAGACTCCGGCGGGGCAGTAGCGCTGAGCGGGCTCATCGTAGATGGGCAGGTTGTGGTTCAGCGGGATCTCATCATCCTTCAGTGTCAGGTGACAGGGCTGATCCTCTTCGTGGTTGGTGTTGGAGATGAACACCGAGGACAGTTTGTCAAAACTGAGCACGCCGTCGGGCTTCGGATAGTCGATTTTCTTGCAGTCTGCAGCGGGTTTCAGTTGAGCATGGTCCGCCTTGGTATCGCGGAGGGTCCAGGGGAGCTTGCCCTGGAAAATGTTGATATCGATAAAGGCGTAAGCTGAGCCAAGAATATTGCCGAATTTGTGCTGCGCGGGGCCGAAGTTTCGCTGTTTGTGCAGCTCTTTCCAGGCCCAGCTGTTGCGATAGCTGTCGGCAAATCCGCTGAGTTCGTCGTTTGCACGCTCTGCGGCCAGCGCCTCAACCACCGACTCAGCGGCAATCATGCCGGACTTCATCGCGGTGTGGTTGCCCTTGATCTTGGCGAAGTTCAGGGTGCCGGCGTTGTCGCCGATCAGCAGGCCACCCGGAAAGGTCATCTTGGGCTGCGACTGCAGGCCGCCCTTGGTGATAGCGCGGGCGCCGTAGGCCACCCGTTGGCCGCCTTCCAGGTACTGCTTGATGACCGGGTGGTGCTTGTAGCGCTGAAATTCGTCGAACGGGCTCACATGTGGGTTGCTGTAGGCTAGGTCGGTAATCAGGCCGACCACTACCTGGTTGTCCTCCAGGTGATAGAGGAACCCGCCACCGTGGGAACCGCTCTCGTCCAGCGGCCAGCCGGCAGTGTGTACCACGAGGCCTGGCTTGTGGTTCTCGTCACTGACTTTCCAGATTTCCTTGATACCGATGCCGTAGTGCTGCGGGTCCTTGCCTTCATCGAGCTTGAAGTGGGAAATCAGTTGCTTGCCCAGATGTCCGCGGCAACCCTCGGCAAAGAGGGTGTATTTGGCGTGCAGCTCCATACCCGGCATGTAGGAGTCTTTCTCCTCTCCGGTGGCGGAGACGCCCATATCGCCGGTGGCAATGCCCTTAACGGAGCCGTCTTCGTTATAGAGGACCTCTGCGGCGGCAAATCCGGGGAAGATCTCGACCCCCAGGTTCTCTGCCTGCTCGGCAAGCCAGCGAGTGAGATTGCCCAGGCTGATGATGTAATTGCCTTCGTTATGCATGGTGCTGGGCACGAAGGCGTTGGGAATGCGGGTCGCGCTCTCTGCGCTGCGCATTACATAGATGTCATCGCCTCTAACGGCAGTGTTAAGGGGGGCACCGCGATCCTTCCAGTCCGGGAACAACTCATTCAGTGCTGTGGGCTCGAACACTGCGCCAGACAGGATGTGGGCACCGACCTCGGAGCCTTTTTCCACCACGCAAACGGAGATGTCTTCATTCAGCTGGCGAATACGGCAGGCCGCAGCCAGGCCTGCGGGGCCGGCTCCCACGATCACTACATCGTATTCCATTGATTCGCGTTCCACGGCGCTCTCCTCAGCTAGTTTCACGGTATTGTTGCCGGCCTCAAGGCCTTAGGCTTTTATATTGGTCGCGGATTATATCGGTGTTTATTCAACCCTACCAATTGCAGGAGTATCCATTTGCTGTGGCAAATGTGCCATATTTCAACAGGTTAGCGTGACCAGATTTAGCGCTTTGATTCTGGTCAATAGATCTGGTGAATGGGTCGGGCAGGGCGGATAACCCTATTGATTTTGCTTTATAGAAGGCTCAACATACACCGCGTTCAAACAACTGTTTGACTGAACGATCCGATTCGTACGCGATTTGACCTGTCAGTCGCGGCTTTTAAACAGATTACCGAGACGGGATTTCCATGAAAGTTCTTGTAGCTGTGAAACGCGTTGTCGACTACAACGTCAAGGTTCGCCCGAAGGCGGACGGCAGTGATGTCGACACTGCCAACGTAAAAATGTCTATCAACCCCTTCTGCGAAATTGCTGTGGAAGAGGCTGTACGGTTGAAGGAAAAAGGCGTTGTCAGCGAGATTGTCGCCGTTTCCATGGGGCCCAAGCAATGTCAGGAGCAGATCCGTACTGCACTGGCCCTCGGTGCAGACCGCGGCATCCTCGTCGAGACCGATGAAGAACTGCAGCCGCTGGCAGTGGCCAAGTGCCTCAAGGCCATCGTGGAGAAAGAAGAGCCGCAGATGGTCATCATGGGCAAGCAGTCCATTGATGGTGATAACAACCAGACTGGCCAGATGCTGGGCGCACTGACTGGCATGGCCCAGGGTACCTTTGCCTCTGAAGTCGTGGTTGAAGATGGTTCCGTTAAAGTGACCCGCGAGATCGACGGCGGTCTGCAGACTGTAGAGCTGAAGCTGCCGGCTGTGGTAACCACCGACCTGCGCCTGAACGAACCGCGTTACGCTTCCCTGCCGAACATCATGAAGGCGAAAAAGAAGCCTCTCGACACTACCTCCCCGGCGGATCTGGGTGTCGACATCACTCCGCGCACCAAGACCCTGAAGGTTGAGCCGCCGGCCGAGCGCCAGGCGGGCGTGAAGGTCGCCGACGTGGCGGAACTGGTAGAAAAACTGAAGAACGAGGCGAAGGTAATCTGATGAGCATTCTCGTTATTGCAGAACACGACAACGCCGAGCTGAAGGGCGCGACGCTCAACACCATCGCTGCAGCCAAGGCGATTGGCGGTGATATCCATGTACTGGTTGCCGGCGCTGGTTGCGGTGCGGTTGCCGAAGCGGCAGCCAAGGTAGATGGTGTTTCCAAGGTAATCCTGGCAGACAACGCGGCCTATGAGCATCAGCTGGCCGAGAATGTCGCCAAGCTGGTAGCGGACCTGGGCAAGGACTACGGTCATGTCCTGGCTCCGGCGACCACTACCGGCAAGAACATGCTGCCGCGCGCTGCGGCACTGCTCGATGTGCAGCCCATCTCCGACATTATTGCTGTTGAGAGCGCTGATACCTTCAAGCGCCCGATCTATGCCGGTAACGTCATTGCCACCGTACAGAGTTCTGACGCCATCAAAGTGATCTCTGTGCGTTCCACTGCCTTTGACCCTGTAGCGGCAGAAGGCGGCAGCGCCGCGGTTGAGAGCGTGGATATCGTCGATGACGCCAGCATTTCCTCCTTTGTAGGTGAAGAGCTGGCCGAGTCCGATCGTCCGGAGCTGACTGCGGCCAAGGTCGTGATCTCCGGTGGTCGCGGTATGCAGAATGGCGATAACTTCGAAATGCTGTACAAGCTGGCTGACAAGCTGGGCGCAGCAGTTGGCGCTTCGCGTGCTGCGGTAGATGCCGGCTTTGTCCCGAATGACATGCAGGTTGGCCAGACTGGCAAAATCGTTGCGCCGGACCTGTATATCGCTGTGGGCATCTCTGGTGCCATTCAGCACCTGGCTGGCATGAAGGATTCCAAGGTGATCGTGGCCATCAACAAGGACGAGGAAGCGCCGATCTTCTCGGTCGCTGACTACGGCCTGGTTGCCGATTTATTCGATGCAGTCCCGGAACTGGAAACAAAATTGTAATTTTCGCTTAATATACTAACTTGCATCAGAAGGGCGGCATTGGCCGCCCTTTTGCTGCCAGTTAGGTGCGTTAGTAACGGGTACAGTGGGAATCTGTGCCAGAACTGACAGAACGCCAACAATCGATGGATGTGATCAGCGCCGGTGATGGAAGATTGCCTTTCTGGTAGTGAAGAATGAGAATAGGCGTCAAAGATCAATAATTTAGGCCAGTCACGAATTGGTCATTAGGTTTGTTCATGTCGGCACTACAGCGATTCACTTTGGCCCTGCCCTCCACGGGAAATAGAGCCTTTCCGCGCAGTTTGATCGCCTCTGCCGCCGTCGTCGGCGTCTGGCTGTTACTCAATGTTTTGGCATATGGTGCCAGCTTGCTCCCTTCGACGGAAGAGGAGTCTCTTCTCGCTACGCGTCATTCCACCGGCTCCTCCGCCCGGCAGAGCGCTTCGCTTCCCGGTACCCCATTCTTCGGAGTGGCCGCCGTTGAACCCACTGCGGAGCCACGGCTTGATCTCGCCAACATCCCGATTACCCAGCTGAACCTGGTGTTGTCCGGTGTGCTGGATAACAGCGATGAAAACAAGGCCAGCGCCCTGGTTGCCGAGCGTGGCAAGCCGGCCCAGCGCCTGTTTATTGGTGACAGGCTGCCCGGTGGCGCAGAGCTGTATTCGGTTGATACTGATCACATCATCTTGCGTCGCAACGGCAAAATGGAGAAGCTGACTTACCCGGATGAGGACGGCCGTCCCAGTGTCCCCCTGCGTAACTTCACCACCAGTAATCTCGGCAGGCAGGCCGCAGAAGTCAGCGCCGAGAGTGAACAGAACCGTTCGGAAAAACAACAATCAATCCGGGAGCGCCTGGAGCAGCTCCGCAGTCTTGCGCGGGAGCGCAGGGCAGAACGATAAGAAAAATCGACGATCCCGGATCAATCACTTTTTGACAAAGTCCATTTGATAAAGAGCCAGATAAATAATGAAGAGGATGTTTATTCATCGGCTGCTCGCAGTCGCGCTAGGATTGCTATTGTCGACTGCGTCACTGGCTCAACCCCCGGAGCGGGTCACGCTCTCCCTCGATAACGCAGATATCCGCGACCTGATTAACTGGGCGGCGGACTTCACCGGCAAGAACATCATCGTGCACCCCAATGTAAAGGGGAAGGTGACAGTGGTGGCCGGTGACCCAATGACGCATGACGAGGCCTTTGACGTCTTCATGTCCGTGCTGCAGGTGAACGGCTTCAGCCTGGTAGAACAGGGCGGGACCTGGAAGGTGGTCCCTGATGCCCTGGCAAAACAGCAGGCCATCCCCGTCACGGCTGAGGGGGCGCGGGCCCCGGCGGAATCCCTGATGGTGCGGACCATCCGGGTTGAAAACATCTCTGCCTCGCAACTGATTGCCATGTTGCGCCCCCTGATTCCCCAGACCGGCCATCTGGCGGCTTATGCCGACACCAATACGCTGATCATCGCTGACCGTGCGGCGAATATCGAACAGATCGTACGCTTGGTAAAGCAGCTGGACCGTGCCGGTGCGATTGATATCGAGCTGGTGCCGCTGCAGTTCGCTTCCGCCAAGGAAGTGAAACAGGTACTGAGCGAATTGCTTCAGGGCGGCGGCAAACAGGCAGGCACCGATGTGCAGCCATTGCGTATCGCGGTGGACGAGCGTTCCAACGCGGTGCTGCTTACCGGGGACCCGGTGACCCGCACACAATTGAAGAATGTGATCCGCCGCCTGGACCAGCCGCTGGACGGTGAGGGCAACACAGCGGTGGTCTACGTGCAGTACGCCAATGCCGCGGACCTGAAGCCCATCCTCGAGGGCATGAGTGGCAGCATCCAGAAAACCGAGAAGGATCAGCAGGCCGCGGATGTTGAAGTGAGCATCCAGGTCAATGAATCCCTGAACTCGCTTGTTCTCACGGCACCGCCGGCCCTGCTGGAAACCATGAAGGGTGTGATCGCCAAGCTCGACGTGCGGCGGGCCCAGGTGCTGATCGAGGCCATCATCGTTGAAGTGACCGAAGGCGCAGGGAGTGATCTCGGCATCAAATGGATTGCCGGTGCCAACGATGATGTGGTGGCAGGCTTCAACAACGACGCCTCTCCCAACCCCATCGTGGACGGAGACGGGAATGTGCTGTCTGAATTCAATCCCGCTTCACTGAACCCGCTCAACCTGCTTGGCACGGGGCTGAACCTGGGCTATCTCAGCGGCACAGATGTTCGTGCCGTGGTCAATGCGATTGCGACAACCAACAACGCCAACATCCTCTCCACGCCGACCATCATGGCGCTGGACAATGAGGAGGCGGAGATCCTGGTGGGCCAGAACGTGCCCTTCATTACCGGTGAACAGCTGCTTTCAGGCAGTAATAACGACCCGTTCACCACGATTCAGCGCCAGGATATCGGTACCACCCTCAAGGTGGTTCCCCGGGTCAACAACAACAATTCCGTGACGCTGGATATCGAGCAGAAGGTCGAAAACGTCCTGCCGTTCGCCGAAGGGGCGACCGGAGCCTCCGACATCGTGACGAGTAAACGAGAGATCCGCACCCGGGTGTTGATCGATGATGGAGCGATTCTGGTGCTCGGTGGCCTGATCGAAGACCAGGTGAGTGAAACTGCGTCCAAGGTGCCCCTGCTGGGTGACCTGCCGGGTATCGGGCGCTTATTCCGCTCGAGCAGCAAAGATGTCAGCAAGACCAACCTGATGGTCTTCCTGCGTCCGAAGATTCTCAGCACCCAGATTGCAGGCTATGAGGAAACCCGTGAGCGCTATCTGGATCTGCAGGAGAAGCAGTTCCGCATTCGCGACAAGACCAGCGTGATCTGGGATTGGCACCGCGGTGATGTATTGCCGGACCTGCTGCCCCCGACTGGAAATTACGACGAGGGCGACAACGGACCGGTCGAGGTACTTGAGGTAGAAAAATGACCGTAGAAACGGCCTCCGCTGAACCTGCAATCAAGCGTCTTCCCTACGCTTTTGCCAAGCGGCACCGGGTGTTGCTGGTGTCGGGGGAAGGGGAATCGCGGTGTCAGTACGTAGCACCGCTCAATCCCAGTGTGCTGGCTGAAGTCCAGCGACTGTGTGGATTCCCGCTGGATATCGAGGCCGTTCAGGAAGAGACCTTTCAATCAGCCCTGCAGCAAGAGTACGAAAACCGCGAGGGCGGTAACCTCTCGGATGTTGAGGGGCTCGGGGACGATCTGGACCTGGCCGCCGTCGCCGATTCACTGCCGGAAACCGAAGACCTGCTGGAGCAGGAGGATGATGCGCCGATCGTCCGCTTGATCAACGCGATTTTTGCCGAGTCGCTCAAGCAGGGTGCCTCGGACATCCATATCGAGACATTTGAAAAGAGGCTGGTGGTGCGCTTTCGTGTCGACGGCGTGCTGCGCGAAGTTTTGCAGCCCCGCCGGGCGCTGGCACCATTGCTCGTCTCCCGTATCAAGGTGATGGCCAAACTGGATATTGCCGAGAAGCGGGTGCCACAGGATGGCCGGATTTCCCTGTTGATGGGCGGCCGCGAGGTGGACGTGCGGGTTTCGACCATGCCGTCCAGCGCCGGTGAGCGCGTGGTGATGCGCCTGCTGGATAAGCAGGCGGGCAAGATGGACCTGACCAAGCTCGGCATGGCCGGTCGCGATCTGAAAATCATGAACGAGCTGCTCGGACGACCGCACGGCATTCTGCTTGTTACGGGTCCCACCGGTTCCGGTAAGACAACCACCCTCTACGCCGGTCTCGGCAGTATCAACAACCGTGAGAAAAACATTCTCACGGTCGAGGACCCGGTTGAATACAACCTCGAGGGTGTGGGTCAGACTCAGGTCAATACCAAGGCCGATATGACCTTTGCCCGCGGTTTGCGCGCGATCCTGCGTCAGGATCCGGATGTGGTGATGGTCGGTGAGATCCGCGACCTGGAAACCATGCAGATCGCTATTCAGGCATCCCTGACCGGGCACCTGGTCCTTTCAACCCTGCACACCAACACCGCCCTGGGCGCGGTCACACGGTTGGTGGATATGGGTATCGAGCCTTTCCTGCTGTCCTCGAGCCTGATTGGAGTTTTGGCCCAGCGGCTTGTCCGCGTACTGTGCCCCGAGTGCAAGCAGCCCCATGTGATGGATGCCGGCGAGCGGCGCCTGCTGAATGTGCAGGGAGAGGCTGAGGGCATTATTTACCGACCTTCCGGCTGCGAACACTGCAACCACAGTGGTTATGTTGGTCGGGTGGGCATCTATGAGCTGGTGCCGGTTAACGAGACCATGCGACAGCTGATTCACGACCGGGCCTCTGAGAGCGCACTGGTACTTGAGGCGCGCAAAGT from Microbulbifer aggregans includes these protein-coding regions:
- a CDS encoding type II secretion system protein N translates to MSALQRFTLALPSTGNRAFPRSLIASAAVVGVWLLLNVLAYGASLLPSTEEESLLATRHSTGSSARQSASLPGTPFFGVAAVEPTAEPRLDLANIPITQLNLVLSGVLDNSDENKASALVAERGKPAQRLFIGDRLPGGAELYSVDTDHIILRRNGKMEKLTYPDEDGRPSVPLRNFTTSNLGRQAAEVSAESEQNRSEKQQSIRERLEQLRSLARERRAER
- the gspD gene encoding type II secretion system secretin GspD codes for the protein MKRMFIHRLLAVALGLLLSTASLAQPPERVTLSLDNADIRDLINWAADFTGKNIIVHPNVKGKVTVVAGDPMTHDEAFDVFMSVLQVNGFSLVEQGGTWKVVPDALAKQQAIPVTAEGARAPAESLMVRTIRVENISASQLIAMLRPLIPQTGHLAAYADTNTLIIADRAANIEQIVRLVKQLDRAGAIDIELVPLQFASAKEVKQVLSELLQGGGKQAGTDVQPLRIAVDERSNAVLLTGDPVTRTQLKNVIRRLDQPLDGEGNTAVVYVQYANAADLKPILEGMSGSIQKTEKDQQAADVEVSIQVNESLNSLVLTAPPALLETMKGVIAKLDVRRAQVLIEAIIVEVTEGAGSDLGIKWIAGANDDVVAGFNNDASPNPIVDGDGNVLSEFNPASLNPLNLLGTGLNLGYLSGTDVRAVVNAIATTNNANILSTPTIMALDNEEAEILVGQNVPFITGEQLLSGSNNDPFTTIQRQDIGTTLKVVPRVNNNNSVTLDIEQKVENVLPFAEGATGASDIVTSKREIRTRVLIDDGAILVLGGLIEDQVSETASKVPLLGDLPGIGRLFRSSSKDVSKTNLMVFLRPKILSTQIAGYEETRERYLDLQEKQFRIRDKTSVIWDWHRGDVLPDLLPPTGNYDEGDNGPVEVLEVEK
- the gspE gene encoding type II secretion system ATPase GspE, whose product is MTVETASAEPAIKRLPYAFAKRHRVLLVSGEGESRCQYVAPLNPSVLAEVQRLCGFPLDIEAVQEETFQSALQQEYENREGGNLSDVEGLGDDLDLAAVADSLPETEDLLEQEDDAPIVRLINAIFAESLKQGASDIHIETFEKRLVVRFRVDGVLREVLQPRRALAPLLVSRIKVMAKLDIAEKRVPQDGRISLLMGGREVDVRVSTMPSSAGERVVMRLLDKQAGKMDLTKLGMAGRDLKIMNELLGRPHGILLVTGPTGSGKTTTLYAGLGSINNREKNILTVEDPVEYNLEGVGQTQVNTKADMTFARGLRAILRQDPDVVMVGEIRDLETMQIAIQASLTGHLVLSTLHTNTALGAVTRLVDMGIEPFLLSSSLIGVLAQRLVRVLCPECKQPHVMDAGERRLLNVQGEAEGIIYRPSGCEHCNHSGYVGRVGIYELVPVNETMRQLIHDRASESALVLEARKVAPSIRDDGIAKVLAGITSLEEVLRVTQES